A window from Leptolyngbyaceae cyanobacterium encodes these proteins:
- a CDS encoding peptidoglycan-binding protein has translation MSGLIRFCGFLLPFSLLIGYQLPPALSQGFSRLPSELSTQESVERPTLKVGSRGEAVSELQEALQKLGHYTGRVDGKFGESTQLAVSKFQQTVGLKDDGVVGPATWARLFPATPTEASSLPSASATAIESPATAVMTASATTATASEMAIDNLPVLKLGMRGPAVFWLQKRLESIGFFQGRVDGVFGSSTEIAVKAAQERYNLRSDGIVGPSTWRTILP, from the coding sequence ATGTCAGGGTTAATTCGTTTTTGCGGCTTTTTGCTTCCTTTTTCCTTATTAATTGGCTATCAACTGCCACCAGCACTCAGTCAAGGTTTCTCTCGTTTACCGTCAGAACTTTCTACTCAAGAGTCAGTCGAGAGACCCACTCTCAAAGTCGGTAGTCGAGGAGAAGCTGTATCGGAACTCCAGGAGGCTCTCCAAAAGTTGGGACATTATACTGGCAGGGTAGATGGTAAATTTGGCGAGAGTACCCAGCTGGCAGTTTCTAAGTTTCAGCAGACAGTTGGATTAAAAGATGATGGGGTGGTTGGCCCAGCAACTTGGGCGCGACTTTTTCCCGCTACGCCAACTGAGGCATCTTCTCTTCCTTCTGCTTCCGCTACCGCTATCGAATCTCCTGCCACTGCTGTTATGACTGCTAGTGCTACTACTGCGACGGCTTCCGAGATGGCGATCGATAATTTACCAGTTTTGAAACTAGGAATGCGTGGCCCAGCAGTGTTTTGGCTGCAAAAACGGCTGGAAAGCATCGGATTTTTCCAAGGAAGGGTAGATGGTGTTTTCGGGTCAAGTACAGAAATTGCCGTCAAAGCTGCCCAAGAACGTTATAACCTCAGATCTGATGGCATTGTTGGCCCAAGTACTTGGCGGACGATTTTGCCTTAG
- a CDS encoding pitrilysin family protein, which translates to MNRGIKRTVLDNGIVVIAVENPAADIIASRIFLGAGSRWEPRSQAGLAHLLSSVMTKGTDKLSGKEIAEQVESLGASLGADAAADYFLLSMKTVSADFPEMLELAGEMLRRASFPETEVELERRMALQGIRLQQEQPFTVAFEQLRQAMYQNHPYAMSGLGTEATVSELTRADLQEFYHAYFRPDNVVISIVGRISPEDAVAQVQRVLGDWQVPSTPLPTLTLPAITPYPHSTITRQSTQQSIVMLGYIGPSVASTDYVALKLLNTYLGNGLSSRLFVELREKRGLAYEVSAFYPTRLDPAQFAVYMGTAPENTSIALDSLRSEVDRLCKIPLEPEEMQAAQNKLLGQYALGKQTNAQIAQVFGWYEIIGLGIEFDRIFCESVSAVTTETALDVARRYFIEPYVSLVGPAYAVDGVVDPGWQN; encoded by the coding sequence GTGAATCGAGGTATCAAGCGAACAGTTTTGGATAACGGCATTGTGGTAATTGCGGTGGAAAACCCCGCTGCTGATATTATCGCCAGTCGGATTTTCTTAGGGGCGGGTAGTCGTTGGGAACCCAGATCTCAAGCAGGTTTAGCTCATCTGCTATCATCTGTGATGACGAAGGGAACCGATAAGTTAAGTGGAAAAGAAATTGCCGAGCAAGTAGAATCGTTGGGAGCTAGTTTGGGAGCAGATGCGGCTGCGGATTATTTTCTGTTGAGCATGAAAACGGTTTCGGCTGATTTTCCCGAAATGCTGGAACTAGCTGGCGAAATGCTCAGGCGTGCTTCTTTTCCGGAAACGGAAGTGGAATTAGAACGGCGGATGGCACTCCAGGGAATTCGCTTGCAGCAGGAACAACCTTTTACGGTGGCTTTCGAGCAGTTGCGCCAAGCAATGTATCAAAATCATCCCTATGCGATGTCGGGTTTGGGAACGGAAGCTACCGTGTCGGAATTAACTCGTGCGGATTTGCAGGAGTTTTATCACGCTTACTTTCGCCCGGATAATGTGGTGATTAGCATTGTCGGGCGGATTTCGCCAGAAGATGCTGTAGCGCAAGTGCAGCGAGTATTGGGAGATTGGCAAGTGCCTTCGACTCCTTTACCTACGCTCACTTTACCCGCGATTACTCCTTATCCTCACTCGACGATTACTCGTCAATCTACTCAACAATCGATCGTTATGTTGGGATATATTGGCCCATCAGTAGCCAGTACTGACTATGTGGCACTTAAATTACTCAATACTTACTTGGGTAACGGTCTTTCCAGTCGTTTATTCGTGGAATTGCGGGAAAAACGAGGTTTAGCTTACGAAGTATCCGCTTTTTATCCTACGCGCTTAGATCCGGCTCAATTTGCCGTTTATATGGGAACTGCACCTGAGAATACGTCTATTGCATTAGATAGTTTGCGATCGGAAGTCGATCGTCTCTGCAAAATACCCCTAGAACCGGAAGAAATGCAAGCCGCCCAAAATAAGCTGTTAGGACAGTATGCTTTAGGGAAACAAACCAACGCCCAAATTGCTCAAGTTTTTGGCTGGTACGAAATCATCGGATTGGGCATTGAATTCGATCGCATTTTCTGTGAATCGGTATCTGCGGTCACCACCGAAACAGCCCTTGATGTGGCAAGACGATACTTTATCGAGCCTTACGTTTCTTTGGTTGGGCCAGCTTATGCAGTAGATGGAGTAGTCGATCCTGGTTGGCAAAATTAA
- a CDS encoding pitrilysin family protein: MKNIGNVGLISSVLSPLPKVSEFPADVFKLENGLTVIHQYIPATPVAVVDVWVRAGATREPNHWSGMAHFLEHMIFKGTERVPPGLFDQIVENWGGVTNAATSHDYAHFFITTAVSYLADTLPYLAELLLYACIPDDEFVRERDVVLEEIRQAEDNPDWIGFQALMENIYQEHPYGRPVLGTQMHLLKHSPEEMRCFHRCHYQPENMTVVIVGGVDRELALELVASSFDEFLSPADAPLCVAEPAPKITQVRRQELCLPRLEQARLTIGWTGPGVKELQTAYGLDLLSVLLAEGRSSRMVRQLREEAQLVHSIGSSFSLQQESSLFTISAWLDSENIPLVEELICHHISELHNTLPLEVELNRGKRLLCNDYAFSTESPAQLAGLYGYYNTIAQAEIAVTYPQQIQKFQPQDLQQLAREYLSPDRYAVTVLKPDG, translated from the coding sequence TTGAAAAACATTGGAAATGTGGGTTTGATATCGAGCGTTTTATCTCCACTACCGAAAGTGTCAGAATTTCCGGCTGATGTATTCAAGCTAGAAAACGGATTGACCGTGATCCATCAATACATACCGGCCACTCCGGTAGCAGTGGTGGATGTTTGGGTACGAGCGGGTGCTACGCGAGAGCCAAATCATTGGTCTGGCATGGCCCATTTTCTGGAACACATGATCTTCAAAGGCACCGAGCGAGTGCCGCCCGGTTTATTTGACCAAATAGTAGAGAACTGGGGAGGGGTGACTAATGCCGCCACCAGCCATGATTATGCACACTTTTTTATCACTACAGCAGTATCTTACCTAGCAGATACCCTACCTTATCTAGCAGAACTGTTGTTATATGCCTGTATTCCGGACGATGAATTTGTTCGGGAAAGGGATGTGGTATTAGAGGAAATTCGGCAAGCTGAGGATAACCCTGATTGGATCGGTTTCCAAGCTTTGATGGAGAATATTTATCAGGAACACCCCTACGGTCGTCCGGTGTTAGGCACTCAGATGCACTTACTCAAGCACTCGCCTGAGGAGATGCGCTGTTTTCATCGCTGCCATTACCAACCGGAAAACATGACGGTAGTAATTGTAGGTGGTGTAGACCGGGAGTTAGCTTTAGAACTGGTAGCTAGTTCATTTGATGAGTTTCTCAGTCCTGCCGATGCTCCTTTATGTGTAGCAGAACCAGCACCAAAAATTACCCAGGTGCGTCGTCAAGAACTTTGTTTACCGAGACTGGAACAAGCTCGTTTGACGATCGGTTGGACTGGCCCAGGGGTGAAGGAACTTCAAACTGCCTATGGGTTAGATTTGCTGTCGGTACTATTAGCAGAGGGACGCAGTTCTCGAATGGTGAGGCAATTGCGGGAAGAAGCGCAGTTGGTACATAGCATTGGTAGCAGTTTTTCTCTCCAGCAGGAATCGAGCTTGTTTACAATTAGTGCTTGGTTAGACTCTGAGAATATTCCACTGGTAGAGGAGTTGATTTGCCATCATATTAGTGAGTTGCATAATACGCTACCGTTAGAGGTGGAATTGAACCGTGGAAAGCGCCTGCTTTGTAATGATTATGCTTTTTCTACGGAATCACCTGCTCAGTTGGCGGGGTTATATGGGTACTACAATACGATCGCGCAAGCGGAAATCGCAGTCACCTATCCCCAGCAAATTCAAAAATTTCAGCCGCAAGACCTCCAGCAGTTAGCGCGGGAGTATCTCTCTCCCGACCGATATGCGGTGACAGTTTTAAAACCTGATGGTTAA
- a CDS encoding 5-(carboxyamino)imidazole ribonucleotide synthase yields the protein MDNIKRVGVIGGGQLAWMMGEAAQQLGIELVIQTPHPTDPAVIFASETIFAPIDDAAATAKLATLCDAIAFENEFINLEALMPLQEKGVCFRPRLQALAPLLDKYHQRCYLRDIGLPVPKFVAIEEEMGGWGDGEMGREGIENRQFPVPEHPFPVVMKARRHGYDGQGTFIIKNQEELTAIWQKIGNTPVMLEEFVPFERELAVIAARSVTGEIVVYPVVETQQEEQVCRRVLVPAELDPSVNTEINAIAHTLLNSLEAVGVFGIELFLTPDGKVLVNEIAPRTHNSGHFTIDACHTSQFEMHLRAVCGLPLGNSALHCGGAVMVNLLGYEHSHSDYLPKRQQLAQLPNCHVHWYGKTESRPGRKLGHVTLLLDTPDKSSAQALAQKVESIWYEG from the coding sequence ATGGACAATATTAAGCGGGTTGGCGTAATTGGTGGAGGACAACTAGCATGGATGATGGGGGAAGCAGCGCAGCAGTTGGGAATTGAATTAGTAATTCAAACGCCCCATCCTACCGATCCAGCAGTGATTTTCGCATCTGAAACAATTTTTGCACCAATTGATGACGCTGCCGCTACAGCTAAGTTAGCAACTCTATGTGATGCGATCGCATTCGAGAACGAATTTATTAACCTAGAAGCATTAATGCCTCTTCAGGAAAAAGGCGTTTGCTTCCGTCCCCGCCTACAAGCACTAGCTCCCTTATTGGATAAATACCATCAAAGGTGCTATCTGCGAGACATCGGTTTACCAGTTCCCAAGTTTGTCGCCATTGAGGAAGAGATGGGGGGATGGGGAGATGGGGAGATGGGGAGAGAAGGAATTGAGAATAGGCAATTTCCCGTTCCCGAACATCCATTTCCCGTTGTGATGAAAGCGCGACGACATGGTTATGATGGACAAGGAACGTTTATCATTAAAAATCAGGAAGAATTAACGGCTATTTGGCAGAAAATTGGCAATACGCCTGTGATGCTAGAAGAATTCGTTCCTTTTGAGCGAGAGTTGGCAGTAATTGCCGCTCGTTCTGTAACTGGTGAAATTGTCGTTTATCCCGTAGTGGAAACACAGCAAGAAGAACAAGTGTGTCGGCGGGTGTTAGTACCAGCAGAACTCGATCCATCTGTCAACACCGAAATAAATGCGATCGCTCACACCCTCCTCAACAGTTTAGAAGCCGTTGGAGTATTTGGCATCGAACTATTTTTAACCCCAGACGGCAAAGTACTAGTCAACGAAATAGCACCCCGCACCCACAATTCCGGTCACTTTACCATAGACGCCTGCCATACCTCCCAATTCGAGATGCACTTGCGGGCAGTCTGCGGTTTACCATTAGGCAATTCCGCCCTACACTGTGGTGGAGCAGTGATGGTAAATCTCTTAGGCTACGAACATTCCCACAGCGATTATCTCCCCAAACGACAACAGCTAGCCCAACTACCCAACTGCCACGTCCACTGGTACGGCAAAACCGAATCTCGTCCCGGTCGCAAACTCGGCCATGTTACCCTTCTTTTAGATACCCCAGATAAATCTTCAGCACAAGCCTTAGCCCAAAAAGTTGAGTCTATCTGGTATGAAGGCTGA
- a CDS encoding FkbM family methyltransferase: MGQDLITINDYLFFIMRQSCQIIFSWILRLIVRLIFTFTGRGGGKLAPLLPKGQKFLVKGYGGRYKFNVDTTYPMEGSVWLCGVYDVVTTKFLRRVIRADDVFLDVGANCGILTLVAASAIERGKIYAFEPGKAIRDRLEANLALNPHLQEIVKVVPLGLGANKSQLFYHEDANYRGNGALQLSDGIAVDVISLDEWVLLENIAKIDLIKIDVEGMEYDVLLGGKAVLDKYHPLIYFETLPIFFQHKNYKIRTIYEFLASLGYRMVSPIKPYAEIPFDGPYPANSVAIHTSHADRLPLL; encoded by the coding sequence GTGGGTCAAGATTTGATTACCATCAACGATTACCTATTTTTTATTATGAGACAAAGTTGTCAGATTATATTTAGTTGGATTTTACGTTTAATAGTCAGGTTAATTTTTACTTTCACTGGGAGAGGCGGCGGTAAACTCGCGCCTCTACTACCAAAGGGTCAAAAGTTTTTAGTTAAAGGGTATGGCGGTAGATATAAATTTAATGTTGATACGACATACCCAATGGAGGGGTCTGTCTGGCTCTGCGGTGTATATGATGTAGTAACTACTAAGTTTTTACGCCGAGTTATCCGTGCGGATGATGTGTTTTTAGATGTGGGGGCTAATTGCGGTATCCTGACTTTGGTGGCGGCAAGTGCGATCGAACGTGGTAAGATATACGCTTTTGAACCTGGCAAAGCTATTCGCGATCGTTTAGAAGCAAATTTAGCATTAAATCCTCACTTGCAAGAGATAGTTAAGGTCGTACCTTTAGGATTGGGAGCGAACAAAAGTCAGCTTTTTTATCATGAAGATGCTAATTATCGCGGTAATGGTGCTTTACAGTTAAGTGATGGTATCGCAGTAGATGTAATTTCCCTTGATGAATGGGTTTTGCTAGAAAATATCGCCAAAATCGATCTGATTAAAATAGATGTGGAAGGAATGGAATACGATGTGCTGTTGGGTGGAAAAGCCGTATTAGATAAATATCATCCTTTGATTTATTTTGAGACACTGCCGATTTTCTTTCAACATAAAAATTACAAGATTAGAACCATCTACGAGTTTTTAGCTAGTTTAGGTTATCGAATGGTTAGCCCGATCAAACCTTACGCTGAAATTCCCTTTGATGGCCCTTATCCTGCAAATTCAGTGGCAATTCATACTAGTCATGCTGATAGATTGCCATTGCTTTGA
- a CDS encoding pentapeptide repeat-containing protein has translation MMIFGRLTAFFLALILCCWTLPAQALDYAPPLSFSNAKMSGKDFSGQSLPVAELSNANLQNTNFSNADLRGAVFSGSVVIEANLHSADLTNAIADQANFSGADLSDAVLVDSILLRSLFENTNIDGADFSNAILTGAQINKLCERATGINSQTGVATRDSLGCR, from the coding sequence ATGATGATTTTCGGACGACTGACAGCTTTCTTCTTGGCGCTAATTCTCTGCTGCTGGACTTTACCAGCACAAGCACTTGATTACGCTCCTCCTTTATCGTTTAGCAATGCTAAAATGTCAGGGAAAGACTTTTCCGGTCAGAGTTTACCTGTAGCTGAGCTTTCCAATGCTAATCTGCAAAATACCAACTTTTCTAATGCTGACTTGCGGGGAGCGGTTTTCAGCGGATCTGTAGTGATAGAAGCTAATTTACATTCTGCCGATTTGACAAATGCGATCGCAGATCAAGCAAACTTTTCTGGTGCTGATTTGAGCGATGCTGTTTTAGTTGATTCTATTTTACTACGTTCCCTCTTTGAAAATACCAATATTGATGGTGCCGACTTTAGCAATGCCATTTTAACTGGAGCACAAATCAACAAATTATGCGAACGTGCAACTGGCATAAATTCTCAAACAGGCGTTGCTACTCGTGACTCTCTAGGGTGCAGGTAA
- a CDS encoding peptidoglycan-binding domain-containing protein yields MTDKLVKSNLLPLGVISALSVSGLLFGSLAANAQVNNTPLDNSPNQIDGTDRTPTDFNQPATQPNQPLNQPQNQPLNQPLNQPEPNITPSTPTTLSPLSEYSPNQAPVLGIGSRGDAVRDVQAYLSQQGLYNGAADGVYGYRTQEAVRQFQRSQNLSADGVIGPQTWGAMTSPSGGTMTSPQGGAMTSPQGGMMTSPQAP; encoded by the coding sequence ATGACTGACAAACTAGTCAAATCTAATCTTCTGCCTCTTGGCGTAATTTCTGCCCTTTCTGTAAGCGGACTGTTGTTTGGAAGTTTGGCAGCTAATGCTCAAGTAAATAATACTCCGCTGGATAATTCACCAAATCAAATAGATGGAACGGATCGAACACCTACTGATTTTAATCAGCCAGCAACTCAACCTAATCAGCCGCTCAATCAACCACAAAATCAGCCGTTAAATCAACCACTCAATCAGCCAGAGCCAAATATAACGCCTAGTACTCCCACTACACTAAGCCCTTTAAGTGAGTATTCTCCTAATCAAGCGCCTGTTCTAGGCATAGGTAGCCGAGGAGATGCAGTCAGAGACGTGCAAGCTTACTTAAGTCAACAAGGCTTGTATAATGGCGCTGCTGACGGTGTTTATGGTTATCGGACGCAGGAAGCAGTCAGACAATTCCAGCGATCGCAAAATCTGTCGGCAGATGGTGTTATTGGCCCACAAACTTGGGGTGCGATGACTTCTCCATCAGGCGGAACGATGACTTCCCCACAGGGAGGCGCGATGACTTCTCCACAGGGAGGAATGATGACTTCTCCACAAGCTCCATAA